The Virgibacillus dokdonensis genome includes a window with the following:
- a CDS encoding YIEGIA family protein, with protein MNEYTMPILFGVIIGTLARILMLRTDYRQYPTYLHGKVIHVSLGFIAASLGSVAIPAIMELEFTAVTFLTVAATQFREVRNMERNTLTEVDSFELVPRGKTYIEGIAISFESRNYLVIFTSFITTLTFIIFNVYVALFAAICSVTVSMILMSGKTMKNIVQIDHHPLHFKGAGLYVDNIYIMNIGLPERQEEILKYGLGFVLTPNNINTITTIANLGQRQAILHDVSVTLGVFRDSGTPALTPLIKRDLDDGRIGIFILPQIRDVKKAKKVIGSVPILESAIRMPSESAFTRKT; from the coding sequence ATGAATGAGTATACGATGCCAATTTTATTTGGAGTAATCATTGGAACTTTAGCACGTATTTTAATGTTAAGAACCGATTATAGGCAATATCCTACTTATTTACATGGAAAAGTGATTCACGTGTCTTTAGGTTTTATTGCTGCCTCACTAGGCTCTGTTGCCATTCCAGCCATTATGGAGTTAGAATTTACGGCGGTTACATTTTTGACTGTTGCTGCAACGCAATTTAGGGAAGTAAGAAATATGGAAAGAAACACACTAACGGAAGTTGATAGTTTTGAATTAGTACCAAGGGGAAAGACTTATATTGAGGGTATCGCTATTTCGTTTGAAAGTAGGAATTACTTAGTTATTTTTACTTCCTTTATAACTACATTAACATTTATTATATTTAATGTTTATGTAGCATTATTTGCAGCGATATGCTCTGTTACTGTTTCAATGATTTTAATGAGCGGTAAAACAATGAAAAATATTGTACAAATAGATCATCACCCACTCCATTTCAAGGGTGCTGGTTTATATGTGGACAATATTTATATTATGAATATTGGTTTACCTGAAAGACAGGAAGAAATTTTAAAATACGGTTTAGGCTTTGTTCTCACCCCTAATAATATTAATACCATAACTACAATTGCGAATTTGGGACAACGACAAGCCATCTTGCACGACGTTTCCGTAACTTTAGGCGTATTTAGAGATTCAGGAACTCCAGCACTGACTCCGTTAATTAAGCGGGATTTAGATGATGGACGAATTGGAATATTTATACTACCACAAATAAGAGATGTTAAAAAAGCAAAAAAAGTTATTGGATCTGTCCCCATACTGGAAAGCGCCATACGCATGCCATCTGAATCCGCTTTTACAAGAAAAACTTGA
- a CDS encoding demethylmenaquinone methyltransferase, whose translation MTYPSKEERVHHVFEKIYSKYDSMNSIISFQRHKTWRKDVMKRMNVQMGSRALDVCCGTGDWALVMAEEIGAKGEVTGLDFSENMLSIAKQKQRKLELEHVDFIQGNAMQLPFQDNSFDYVTIGFGLRNVQDYMTVLKEMYRVVKPGGKVVCLETSQPTIPIYRQLYRFYFQYIMPLLGKLIAKSKQEYAWLNESAKDFPDKNRLKQMFMEAGFTNIQVKSYTGGVAAMHMGEKEPNS comes from the coding sequence ATGACATATCCATCTAAAGAAGAACGTGTTCATCATGTTTTTGAAAAAATATATTCAAAATACGATTCGATGAATTCCATTATTTCATTCCAACGCCATAAAACATGGAGAAAAGATGTTATGAAGCGTATGAACGTACAGATGGGTTCAAGGGCATTAGATGTATGTTGTGGAACGGGAGATTGGGCGTTGGTAATGGCAGAAGAGATTGGAGCTAAAGGTGAAGTTACAGGTCTTGATTTTAGTGAAAATATGCTTTCCATTGCGAAACAGAAACAGCGAAAATTAGAATTAGAACATGTAGATTTCATACAAGGTAATGCAATGCAACTACCTTTTCAAGATAATAGCTTTGATTATGTAACTATCGGTTTTGGCTTACGGAATGTACAAGATTATATGACAGTGTTAAAAGAAATGTACCGTGTTGTAAAACCAGGTGGGAAAGTAGTTTGTTTAGAAACATCACAACCTACTATACCCATTTATCGACAATTATATCGTTTTTATTTCCAATATATTATGCCATTGCTTGGGAAATTAATTGCCAAAAGCAAACAAGAGTATGCATGGTTAAATGAGTCTGCTAAAGATTTTCCTGATAAAAACCGTTTAAAACAAATGTTTATGGAAGCTGGATTTACTAATATTCAAGTGAAGAGCTATACTGGTGGGGTTGCAGCCATGCATATGGGCGAGAAAGAACCGAATAGTTAA
- a CDS encoding heptaprenyl diphosphate synthase component 1, with the protein MNRSAKDIHYVKTEIEKKIKHSYLEKYIDKPTIDEEKLFLLMEMMNHSSLPESHKQRYIVTTMLVQMALDTHDKVPSLTSPNENEDVKLQKQLHVLAGDYYSGLYYLVLAEISDFGFIRLLASTIKEINEYKMKLYYNEIDSLQEYMLIRNLIDTRLLVQVASFLNISMMGKIVEKWLLVIKLINDIEHFNARKMQVHSWVNSFFDKGELSKQLTALLQQLEDEVRKISSIYSSLSNYLETEITSIKKAYVSIMGEEG; encoded by the coding sequence TTGAATAGGTCAGCAAAGGACATACACTATGTAAAAACAGAGATAGAGAAGAAAATAAAGCATTCCTATTTGGAAAAATATATTGACAAGCCCACTATCGATGAGGAGAAATTGTTTTTATTAATGGAAATGATGAATCATAGTTCCTTACCTGAGTCCCATAAACAAAGATATATTGTTACAACTATGCTTGTACAGATGGCTTTAGATACACATGACAAAGTTCCAAGTTTAACTTCACCCAATGAAAACGAAGACGTCAAGTTACAGAAACAATTGCATGTACTTGCTGGAGATTATTATAGTGGTCTTTATTATTTAGTGCTAGCCGAAATCAGTGATTTTGGATTTATTCGGCTACTCGCTTCCACAATTAAAGAAATTAACGAGTATAAAATGAAACTCTATTATAATGAAATAGACTCTTTGCAGGAGTATATGCTTATTCGTAATCTTATTGATACACGTTTACTCGTACAAGTGGCCTCATTTTTGAATATTTCTATGATGGGAAAGATTGTGGAAAAATGGCTTTTGGTTATTAAGCTGATAAATGATATTGAACATTTTAACGCAAGAAAGATGCAGGTACATTCTTGGGTGAATAGTTTTTTCGATAAAGGTGAATTAAGCAAACAGCTGACAGCATTATTGCAACAACTAGAAGATGAAGTGCGCAAGATCTCGTCTATTTATTCTAGCTTATCAAACTACTTAGAAACAGAAATTACTTCTATAAAAAAAGCTTACGTATCTATTATGGGGGAAGAAGGTTAA
- the hepT gene encoding heptaprenyl diphosphate synthase component II: MKLAKAYGYLKKDLNEIEQTINEVVQAKHPVLRKASTQLLQAGGKRIRPVFVLLSGQMGTYDLERLKIVAVSLELIHTATLVHDDVIDDADIRRGMPTIRQTYGNRVAMYAGDYILARALEEITLLQDAKIHHLLSKTIVEVCKGEIEQIKDKFDSSQGLRNYLRRIKRKTALLIATSCKLGAIASGLPEMEAHKLYLYGYNIGMSYQIIDDILDFTGSEKELGKPAGNDLLQGNLTLPVFLAMRKPALKDKVIQGLQAPSEIREKHMKEIVEDIKSTNAIDDSYQISNRYLEKALRQLEGFSDSRAKQTLLQIGKYIGKRRT; this comes from the coding sequence ATGAAATTAGCTAAAGCTTATGGATATTTAAAAAAAGACCTAAATGAAATTGAACAAACGATTAATGAAGTTGTACAGGCTAAACACCCTGTTTTAAGAAAAGCTTCTACCCAGTTACTTCAAGCAGGTGGAAAACGGATCCGTCCGGTATTTGTGTTACTATCAGGACAAATGGGTACCTATGACTTAGAACGGCTTAAAATTGTCGCTGTGTCATTAGAACTTATTCATACTGCTACATTGGTTCACGATGATGTAATTGATGATGCTGATATTAGAAGAGGTATGCCAACAATTAGACAGACGTATGGTAATCGTGTTGCCATGTATGCAGGCGACTATATTTTAGCACGAGCTTTAGAAGAAATTACACTCTTGCAAGATGCGAAAATACATCATCTACTTTCTAAAACGATTGTTGAAGTGTGTAAAGGTGAAATTGAACAAATTAAAGATAAATTTGATTCGAGTCAGGGATTACGCAATTATTTGCGACGAATTAAGCGTAAAACAGCTTTACTAATAGCTACGAGTTGTAAGCTAGGTGCCATTGCTTCTGGGTTACCAGAAATGGAAGCCCATAAATTATATCTTTATGGATACAATATCGGTATGTCCTATCAAATCATCGATGATATTTTGGATTTTACAGGTTCTGAAAAGGAGCTAGGAAAACCTGCAGGAAATGATTTATTACAAGGAAACTTAACATTGCCTGTATTTTTAGCGATGAGAAAACCTGCTTTAAAAGATAAAGTCATTCAAGGATTACAAGCTCCTTCTGAAATTCGTGAGAAGCATATGAAAGAAATTGTTGAAGATATAAAAAGTACAAACGCTATTGACGACTCTTATCAAATTAGCAATCGGTATTTAGAAAAAGCACTGCGACAATTAGAAGGCTTTTCTGATAGTCGTGCAAAACAAACTTTACTTCAAATTGGAAAATATATTGGCAAGCGTCGTACTTAA
- a CDS encoding lysophospholipid acyltransferase family protein — protein MNLYRIAKWVVSIIFYPLFRIQVIGKENVPKTGPVIICSNHISNYDPPVVGITSPRSIYFMAKGELFDNPLLGKLLIGIQAFPVKRGMSDRNALRKGLQILKEGHTLGLFPEGTRSRTGELSKPLAGAGFFALRSNATIVPCAIIGNYKPFKQLKVIYGKPIPMDECRKTKKATAQETADLIMEEIQKLLDLNK, from the coding sequence ATGAACTTGTATCGTATAGCAAAATGGGTTGTCTCTATTATTTTTTATCCACTTTTTCGTATTCAAGTAATCGGGAAAGAAAATGTCCCTAAAACAGGCCCTGTTATCATTTGTTCCAATCATATTTCTAATTATGATCCTCCAGTCGTGGGAATCACTTCTCCAAGAAGTATTTATTTTATGGCTAAAGGGGAGTTGTTTGATAATCCTTTACTAGGGAAATTATTAATAGGTATTCAGGCTTTTCCAGTAAAACGGGGCATGAGTGATCGAAATGCTTTAAGGAAAGGGTTGCAAATTTTAAAAGAAGGCCATACACTAGGGTTATTTCCAGAAGGAACAAGAAGTAGGACTGGAGAATTAAGTAAGCCACTTGCTGGGGCTGGTTTTTTTGCTTTACGCTCCAATGCAACTATTGTTCCTTGTGCCATTATCGGTAATTATAAACCATTTAAACAGTTAAAGGTTATCTATGGAAAACCTATCCCTATGGACGAATGTCGAAAAACAAAAAAAGCAACCGCTCAAGAAACAGCAGATTTGATTATGGAAGAAATTCAAAAATTATTAGATCTTAATAAATAA
- the spoIVA gene encoding stage IV sporulation protein A, whose protein sequence is MERVDIFNDISKRTNGDIYLGIVGAVRTGKSTFIKKFMEQVVLPNMEEESERARALDELPQSAAGKTIMTTEPKFVPNQAVSVHVDEGLDVNIRLVDCVGYAVEGAKGFEDENGPRMIHTPWYEEAIPFHDAAEIGTRKVIQEHSTIGVIVTADGSFGEINRHEYVDAEARVVDELKEVGKPFIMVLNSQRPSSQETELLRQDLVDKYDIPVIAMSIESMTEHDVTNVLREALYEFPVLEVNVNLPSWVMVLKENHWLRREYQEAIQETVKNIKRLRDVDQIVGEFAVYEHIEQAKLADMEMGEGIAEIDLHAPDYLYDEILKEIVGEEIRGKDHLLQLMQDFAHAKREYDQVSGALQMVKQTGYGIAAPALEDMILDEPEIIRQGSRFGVRLKAVAPSIHMIKVEVESEFSPIIGTEKQSEELVRYLMQDFEEDPLSIWESDIFGRSLSSIVREGIQAKIALMPENARYKLKDTLERIINEGSGGLIAIIL, encoded by the coding sequence TTGGAAAGAGTAGATATTTTTAATGATATTTCTAAACGGACAAATGGAGATATTTACTTAGGTATCGTAGGAGCGGTTCGTACAGGAAAATCAACATTTATTAAAAAATTCATGGAACAAGTTGTACTGCCGAACATGGAGGAGGAAAGCGAGAGAGCTCGTGCACTTGATGAATTGCCTCAAAGTGCTGCCGGAAAAACAATTATGACTACAGAGCCTAAATTTGTACCTAATCAAGCGGTTTCCGTTCATGTCGATGAAGGTTTAGACGTAAACATTCGTCTAGTGGATTGCGTTGGGTACGCCGTTGAGGGAGCAAAAGGGTTTGAAGACGAAAATGGACCAAGAATGATTCACACCCCTTGGTACGAAGAAGCAATACCTTTTCACGATGCAGCAGAAATTGGAACAAGAAAAGTAATTCAAGAGCATTCAACAATTGGGGTTATTGTAACTGCTGATGGTTCGTTTGGAGAAATTAATCGACATGAATATGTGGATGCCGAAGCGAGGGTTGTTGATGAATTAAAAGAAGTAGGAAAGCCTTTTATCATGGTGCTTAATTCCCAGCGACCTAGCAGTCAAGAAACAGAGTTGTTACGCCAAGATTTAGTCGATAAATATGATATACCTGTTATAGCCATGAGTATTGAATCTATGACAGAACATGATGTTACCAATGTTTTGCGTGAGGCATTATACGAATTTCCAGTTTTAGAAGTTAATGTGAATTTACCAAGCTGGGTAATGGTGCTAAAAGAAAATCACTGGTTAAGAAGAGAATATCAAGAAGCCATTCAAGAGACTGTAAAAAACATTAAACGCTTGCGTGATGTGGATCAAATTGTTGGTGAATTTGCGGTTTATGAACATATTGAACAAGCAAAATTAGCCGATATGGAAATGGGGGAAGGGATAGCGGAAATTGACCTCCATGCACCTGACTATTTATATGACGAAATATTAAAAGAAATTGTAGGTGAAGAAATTAGAGGCAAAGATCATTTATTACAGCTCATGCAAGATTTTGCTCATGCGAAAAGAGAATATGATCAAGTATCTGGCGCGTTACAAATGGTCAAGCAAACAGGCTATGGAATTGCAGCTCCGGCTTTAGAGGATATGATTTTGGATGAGCCTGAAATTATTCGTCAAGGCTCTCGGTTCGGTGTTCGCTTAAAAGCTGTCGCTCCTTCCATTCACATGATCAAAGTGGAAGTTGAATCCGAATTTTCACCAATTATAGGAACGGAAAAGCAGAGTGAAGAGCTAGTGCGTTATTTAATGCAAGACTTTGAAGAGGATCCACTATCCATATGGGAGTCAGATATCTTTGGACGTTCCCTAAGCTCAATAGTAAGAGAAGGTATACAAGCAAAAATTGCACTTATGCCTGAAAACGCACGTTACAAATTAAAGGATACACTAGAACGAATCATAAACGAAGGTTCCGGTGGTCTAATAGCTATTATATTATAG
- a CDS encoding HU family DNA-binding protein — protein MNKTDLINAVAEKSDLSKKDATKAVDAVFESVMDSLKNGEKVQLIGFGNFEVRERSARKGRNPQTGEEIEIPASKVPAFKPGKALKDSVK, from the coding sequence ATGAACAAAACAGACCTAATTAATGCTGTAGCTGAAAAAAGCGATCTTTCTAAAAAAGATGCTACGAAAGCAGTAGATGCAGTATTCGAATCTGTCATGGATTCACTTAAAAATGGTGAAAAAGTACAATTAATTGGATTCGGTAACTTTGAAGTACGTGAACGCTCTGCTCGTAAAGGTCGTAATCCTCAAACAGGAGAAGAGATCGAAATTCCAGCAAGCAAAGTTCCTGCATTCAAGCCAGGTAAAGCCCTAAAAGATAGTGTAAAATAA
- the der gene encoding ribosome biogenesis GTPase Der, with protein MRKATVAIVGRPNVGKSTIFNRLVGERISIVEDIPGVTRDRIYAEAEWLTTRFNLIDTGGIEVGDEPLLVKMRQQAEVAIDEADVIIFLVNGREGITAADEEVAKLLYKSNKPVVLGVNKVDNPEMRETIYEYYALGFGEPFPISGSHGLGLGDLLDEVVSHFPELDMSEKDEDTIYFSVIGRPNVGKSSLVNALLNEERVIVSDIEGTTRDAVDTKLHRDNQDYVIIDTAGMRKRGKVYETTEKYSVLRALKAIDRSDVVLVLIDAETGIREQDKRIAGYAHEAGRAVVIVVNKWDTITSNEKAMKEFEEQVRAHFQYLDYAPIVFLSAKTKKRLHTLLPAIQLASENHTKRVPTNVLNDVVMDALAMNPTPTVKGKRLKVLYATQVNVKPPRFVIFVNEPELVHFSFARFVENRIREAFGFVGTPIKIIARKRQ; from the coding sequence ATGAGGAAAGCAACAGTAGCAATAGTAGGAAGACCAAATGTTGGAAAATCAACTATTTTTAATAGATTAGTTGGCGAGCGCATATCCATTGTTGAAGATATTCCTGGGGTGACAAGGGATAGGATTTATGCTGAAGCGGAATGGCTTACTACCCGTTTTAATCTTATTGATACAGGAGGGATTGAAGTTGGAGACGAGCCACTTTTAGTGAAAATGCGCCAGCAGGCTGAAGTAGCAATTGATGAAGCAGATGTCATTATTTTTTTAGTAAATGGCAGAGAAGGTATTACCGCTGCAGATGAAGAAGTTGCAAAATTGCTATATAAATCAAACAAGCCTGTTGTTTTAGGGGTTAATAAAGTCGATAATCCAGAAATGAGAGAAACAATTTATGAATACTATGCACTAGGGTTTGGTGAACCATTTCCAATCTCAGGGTCCCACGGATTAGGGTTAGGAGATTTATTGGATGAAGTGGTAAGCCATTTCCCCGAATTGGATATGAGTGAAAAAGATGAAGATACAATTTATTTCAGTGTTATCGGACGTCCAAATGTTGGTAAATCTTCATTAGTGAACGCGCTACTCAATGAAGAGCGTGTAATCGTTAGTGATATTGAAGGAACAACAAGAGACGCCGTCGATACAAAACTGCATAGAGATAACCAAGATTATGTTATTATTGATACAGCTGGAATGAGAAAACGTGGGAAAGTCTATGAAACGACAGAAAAGTATAGCGTGTTACGCGCATTAAAAGCGATTGATCGCTCGGATGTTGTGTTAGTTTTAATTGATGCAGAAACAGGCATACGTGAACAGGATAAACGCATTGCAGGTTATGCACATGAAGCTGGTAGGGCAGTAGTTATTGTAGTTAATAAATGGGATACGATTACAAGTAATGAAAAAGCAATGAAAGAATTTGAAGAACAAGTGCGAGCTCATTTTCAATATTTAGACTATGCGCCTATTGTATTTTTATCGGCTAAAACAAAAAAGCGCCTGCATACATTACTTCCTGCTATACAATTGGCCAGTGAAAATCATACGAAGCGAGTGCCAACAAATGTGTTAAATGATGTTGTTATGGATGCCCTTGCTATGAACCCGACACCAACTGTAAAAGGGAAAAGATTAAAGGTACTATATGCTACACAAGTGAATGTAAAACCTCCACGTTTTGTTATCTTTGTGAATGAACCAGAACTTGTTCATTTTTCTTTTGCCAGGTTTGTAGAAAATAGAATTAGAGAAGCTTTTGGCTTTGTAGGTACACCTATTAAAATAATTGCGAGAAAAAGACAATAA
- the mtrB gene encoding trp RNA-binding attenuation protein MtrB, which translates to MDKSGVSSDFFVIKALEDGVQVIGLTRGNDTRFHHSEKLDQGEIMIAQFTEHTSAVKVRGKALVQTSHGEIENE; encoded by the coding sequence ATGGATAAGTCAGGTGTTTCATCCGATTTTTTTGTTATCAAAGCACTGGAAGATGGTGTACAAGTAATTGGATTAACCAGAGGAAATGATACGCGTTTCCATCATTCAGAAAAACTTGATCAAGGAGAAATTATGATCGCCCAGTTTACAGAGCATACCTCAGCGGTTAAAGTAAGAGGTAAAGCTTTAGTTCAAACAAGTCACGGTGAGATTGAGAATGAGTAA
- a CDS encoding stage VI sporulation protein F, whose product MNNFQKGLFDKIQQKSSINPDDVYKVADSVKHADFSDERTVRKLVRQLSKLANKPISKEKEDKIVQSIVKNDMPMDMNSLNKMFKK is encoded by the coding sequence GTGAATAATTTTCAAAAAGGACTTTTTGACAAAATTCAACAAAAATCAAGCATTAATCCAGATGATGTTTACAAAGTGGCTGATTCTGTGAAACATGCAGACTTTTCGGATGAAAGAACCGTACGTAAGCTTGTTCGCCAATTAAGCAAACTAGCGAATAAACCTATCTCCAAAGAAAAAGAAGACAAAATTGTTCAGTCTATTGTAAAAAATGATATGCCCATGGATATGAATTCACTAAATAAAATGTTTAAAAAATAA
- the rpsA gene encoding 30S ribosomal protein S1: MNEEANNEQINVAVGDTVTGTAVKVEDKQVLVDFGYKTEGILPIGELSNLHIEAASDVVSEGDTLTLKVKKVEEDDVILSKKAVDAEKAWKDLQEKFESGEVFETQVKEVVNGGLVVDVGLRGFIPASLVETYYVEDFNNYKDKTLTVKVVDLVRDQNRVILSHKAVEEEKLQEKKQSLLKSLEPGQVIQGTVQRITDFGVFVDIGGVDGLVHISQLAHEHVKHPSDVVQEGDSIEVEVLSVDPDSERISLSRKNALPGPWSGIGTRISQGDVLDGTVKRLVNFGAFVEIEPGVEGLVHISQIATRHIGTPQEVLEPGQPVKVKVLDVNEKEERISLSIRELEQEQEEKEYSQYEKDDDQSGFHISDFIGDKLDKYKQ; this comes from the coding sequence ATGAATGAAGAAGCAAACAATGAACAAATCAATGTAGCTGTAGGAGATACAGTAACCGGAACAGCAGTAAAAGTGGAAGATAAACAAGTACTCGTTGATTTCGGATACAAAACGGAAGGGATTTTACCAATCGGTGAACTTTCCAATCTTCATATTGAAGCTGCTAGTGACGTTGTAAGTGAAGGAGACACATTGACATTAAAAGTAAAGAAAGTCGAAGAAGATGATGTTATCTTATCCAAAAAAGCTGTAGATGCTGAGAAAGCTTGGAAGGATCTTCAAGAGAAGTTTGAAAGTGGAGAAGTTTTTGAGACGCAAGTAAAAGAAGTTGTCAATGGCGGTTTAGTTGTTGACGTCGGACTACGTGGGTTTATCCCAGCTTCTTTAGTAGAGACATATTATGTTGAAGACTTTAATAATTATAAGGATAAAACACTTACAGTTAAAGTAGTTGATCTTGTTCGTGATCAAAATAGAGTTATTCTATCTCATAAAGCTGTTGAAGAAGAAAAATTACAAGAAAAGAAACAGTCATTGCTTAAATCATTAGAACCAGGACAAGTTATCCAAGGCACCGTACAACGTATTACTGACTTTGGGGTCTTTGTGGATATTGGTGGAGTAGACGGTTTAGTTCATATTTCACAATTAGCTCATGAGCATGTGAAACATCCCTCTGATGTTGTACAAGAAGGTGACAGCATAGAAGTAGAAGTTTTGTCTGTAGATCCAGATAGTGAGAGAATCTCTCTATCGAGAAAAAATGCCTTACCTGGTCCTTGGTCTGGAATTGGGACACGTATTTCTCAAGGAGATGTGTTAGATGGAACAGTAAAACGTTTAGTAAACTTTGGTGCTTTTGTCGAAATTGAGCCAGGAGTAGAAGGTTTAGTTCATATTTCACAAATCGCCACACGTCATATTGGTACACCACAGGAAGTTCTTGAACCTGGACAACCGGTGAAAGTAAAAGTACTTGATGTTAATGAAAAAGAAGAACGCATCTCTTTAAGTATTAGAGAATTAGAACAAGAACAAGAAGAAAAAGAATATAGTCAATATGAAAAAGACGATGACCAATCTGGTTTTCATATAAGCGATTTTATTGGTGATAAATTAGATAAATATAAACAATAA
- a CDS encoding NAD(P)H-dependent glycerol-3-phosphate dehydrogenase, protein MARVAVLGAGSWGTALSIVLADNGHDVRLWTHRPEQAKKINKTKRNEQYLDTDIPASVIAYSDLKQAIQDAVAIVFVVPTKAIREVAKQLDHLVEPDTTIIHASKGIEPVTLKRVSQMISEELSKFTEEEIVVLSGPSHAEEVALRQPTTVTVSSIEPKHAKIAQDLFINESFRVYTSPDVLGIEFGGALKNIIALGAGISDGLGYGDNAKAALMTRGLAEIARLGTSLGANPLSFLGLPGVGDLIVTCTSAHSRNWRAGNLLGKGHKLDDVLEQMGMVVEGVRTVQAAYQFAKEQQVEMPITEGIFQLLFEDKSPKDVVGQLMNRNKRQEMDDLAQLLMERYSQ, encoded by the coding sequence ATGGCAAGAGTAGCTGTATTAGGAGCTGGAAGTTGGGGAACAGCTTTAAGTATCGTACTAGCTGATAATGGACATGATGTGCGCCTATGGACACATCGACCTGAGCAAGCAAAAAAAATAAATAAAACAAAAAGAAATGAGCAATATTTAGATACAGACATACCAGCATCTGTTATCGCTTATTCTGATTTGAAGCAAGCAATTCAAGATGCAGTTGCGATTGTTTTTGTAGTACCTACAAAGGCAATCCGTGAGGTCGCAAAGCAGTTAGATCATCTAGTGGAACCAGATACAACAATTATCCATGCTTCAAAAGGGATTGAACCTGTTACTTTAAAACGTGTTTCACAGATGATTAGTGAAGAATTATCTAAGTTTACGGAAGAAGAAATAGTTGTTCTTTCCGGCCCAAGTCATGCAGAAGAAGTGGCTCTGCGACAACCAACAACGGTAACTGTTTCTTCCATTGAACCAAAACATGCAAAAATTGCACAAGATTTGTTTATAAATGAATCATTTCGCGTTTATACTAGCCCGGATGTATTAGGAATTGAGTTCGGCGGCGCTCTAAAGAATATTATCGCCTTAGGGGCGGGAATTTCTGATGGTCTAGGTTATGGTGATAATGCAAAAGCAGCTTTGATGACAAGAGGACTTGCTGAAATAGCTAGATTAGGCACATCATTAGGAGCCAACCCTTTAAGCTTTCTCGGTTTACCAGGAGTTGGCGATTTAATTGTTACTTGCACAAGTGCGCATAGCAGAAACTGGCGTGCTGGAAACTTATTAGGAAAAGGGCATAAATTAGACGATGTTCTTGAGCAAATGGGGATGGTGGTCGAAGGTGTAAGGACTGTTCAGGCAGCTTATCAATTTGCAAAAGAACAGCAGGTTGAAATGCCAATAACAGAAGGTATTTTTCAATTGTTATTTGAAGATAAATCACCAAAAGATGTTGTTGGCCAATTGATGAATCGAAACAAACGACAAGAAATGGACGACCTCGCCCAATTATTGATGGAAAGGTATTCGCAATAA
- a CDS encoding DUF2768 domain-containing protein, whose protein sequence is MSQAMLKMYISFAGMALLLVAIGLILLARYKLKGWLAGVVSLLAYVSLIFGSLIIFYIVFSGPSA, encoded by the coding sequence GTGTCACAAGCAATGCTGAAAATGTATATATCATTTGCGGGTATGGCTCTTTTGCTCGTTGCAATCGGCCTTATTTTATTGGCAAGGTATAAACTTAAAGGGTGGTTAGCGGGAGTAGTGTCGTTACTCGCATACGTATCATTAATTTTTGGAAGTCTTATTATCTTTTATATTGTATTTAGCGGCCCATCGGCTTAG
- a CDS encoding capping complex subunit for YIEGIA, which produces MEIEKAILAVITTNSSIVEGGAPIFICETRKEAEDISANLEAITDGIAHELSEELFIIVKH; this is translated from the coding sequence ATGGAAATAGAAAAGGCTATATTAGCTGTCATTACAACAAATTCTTCCATTGTTGAAGGTGGCGCACCAATTTTCATCTGTGAAACTCGAAAAGAAGCAGAGGATATATCTGCTAATTTAGAAGCAATTACGGACGGGATTGCTCATGAATTAAGTGAAGAGTTATTTATTATCGTAAAACATTGA